The segment GATGGCGCGGCGCAGGGCCACCTTGTCGGGCGTGTAGCCGCCCACCACCGGGTCTTCCATATTGAAGTAGGTGAAGGCCACTTCCGGATAGGGGAAGCGCACCGAGCGCATGCCCTGCTTGGCCAGATTGGGGGCCAGCTTTCCATTGGGCGTGGCAATGCTCACGTACTCGGCCGGCACCTCCTCCAGCACATCGGCCTCGTGGCGCAGGAAGCTCAGCCAGCGCGGCTGGTTCTCCTCGATGATGGCGATCTCCACCCGCTCGGTCAGCGGCAGGCGCCGGCCCTTGAGCTTGGCGGCCTGGGCCTTGAGCACCGGGTCGGCGCTGGCGGGCGGCTGCTCGTCGTAGAACTCCTCGCGGTAGTTCGGGTTCTTCTCGAGCACGATGCGCGAGCTGCGGCGCCACTCGGCCAGGCGGTAGGGCCCGGTGCCCACCGGGTGCTCCATGATCTTCTTCTCGCCGTAGAACTCGGCCACCTCGCGCGCCACCGCGCCCAGGAAGGCCGAATCGGCGAACTGGTTGATGAAGCGCGGGTCGCCCACGGCCAGGCGCACGCGGAAGGTGTAGCGGTCCAGCAGCTGCAGGCCTTCGACGGGCTTGTCGTAGTCGAAGGCCGTCTTGTTCTTGAGGGCGTCCTTGCGCAGCTCCGACAGGCCCAGGATGCCCACGTTCTCCAGCAGATAGAGATTGCGGCTGTTGAGCTTGGGGTCGTAGTGACGCTTGATGGAGTAGATGTAATCCGCCGCGGTCAGCTCACGCTTTTGCCCCTTGAAGGCCGGATCGTCATTGAAGTAGATGCCGGGCTTGATGCGGAAGGTCAGGGTCTTGAAGTCCTCCGAGACCTCGGGCATGGCCGCGGCCGTGGAGGGGCGCATCTGGAAGGGGCGGGCCAGATAGGCGAACTCCAGCGGGGCCTCGAAGATGGCGGCAGCGATCGTTTTCGAATATCGATCTGAGATCTGCGCAGGATCGAACCCGGTCTCGGCGACGCGGAAGGAGTACCTCAGCACCTTGGTGGCACCGCTCGCCTGGGCGGCGGCAGTCAGGGAGAAAGCGCCGAGCAGGGCGGCCAGGCAGGCGGCCCGTGCAAATCCACGTCGCATCACGTCAAGAATCCTTATCTCGCAAACCAATGCGCCGCCGGCCTTGTGGGCCGCTGCGGCGCTTCATCTCTCGGGGAACCGGCGCAGGGTGTGGGCGCGGGCTCCGGGCGAAGCCGCGCAGTCTAAGGCGCCGGGAGGCCAAACACCATGCACGGCAACCCCAAGGCCGGGGCTCCAGGGTGCGCTGGGCGCGCATTTTGGCCCAGAAACGCCCCGCCCCGCCCCTGTTCATCGGCCTTGCGGCCGGCTTTCCCCCGTGAACCCAGGGCAAATGCGGGTTGTCCCCGAGCCCGCGTCCATTAGACTCGCGCCTGTTTTCGCCCTGGGAACCCCGGTCGCCACAAGTGCCCGGGGTTTCGTTTTAGACCTTGCATGGAGACCGACAGCAATGGCGGCATACCTGATAAGGCGCCTGTGGCAAATGATTCCCACCCTGCTGGGCGTCGTGCTGCTGGTGTTCTTTCTCTTCAAATACTTCGGCGGCGACCCTGCCGAGATCCTGGGCGGCCTGAACGCCAGCCCCGAGCAGATCGAAGCCATCCGCGAGCAGCTGGGCCTGAACAAGCCGGTCTGGGAACAGCTCTTCATCTTCCTGAAGCAGATCGTCACCTTCGACTGGGGCAAGAGCTGGGCCACCAATGAGTCGGTTGCCAATCTGTTCGCCAGCCGCCTGCCCGCCACGCTGACGGTGATGCTGCCCATCCTGGTGCTGGAAGTGCTGCTGGCCATCCCCTTCGCCCTGGGCGTGGCCTATGTGCGCGGCAGCCTGACCGACCGCACCGTGATGATCATCACCACGGTGGCCGTGTCCATCTCCCTGCTGGTCTATGTGATCGTGGCGCAGTATGTGTTCGCCTTCCGCCTGGGCTGGTTCCCGGTGCAGGGCTGGACCGACAGCGTCTGGACCAACCTCACCACCTATGCGCCGCTGCCGGTGCTGGTGGCCGTGGCCGTGGCCCTCTCGCCGCAGACCCGCCTGTACCGCACCTTCTTCCTGGATGAGATCGGCCATGACTATGTGCGCACTGCGCGCGCCAAGGGCATGACCGAGAAGACCATCCTGCTCAAGCATGTGCTGCGCAACGCGATGATCCCCATCCTGACCAACGTGGCCGTGGCGCTGCCGGGCGTGTTCGTGGGCTCCTTCCTGCTGGAGGTGTTCTTCTCGATCCCGGGTCTGGGCCGCGAGATCCTGCTGGCCGTGAACCGCAGCGACTACCCCGTCATCCAGGCCTTCGCGATCTACATCGCCTTCCTGACCATGGTGGTCAACCTCCTGACTGACCTGCTGTACAAGCTGGTCGACCCGCGCGTGGTGCTGAAATGAGTGCAGTGCTCTCCCAAAACACCGCTGCACCCAAGGCGCAGCGCTCCGAAGGCGTCTGGGCCGCGTCCTGGCGCCGCATGCGGGCCGACAAGGTGGGCATGGTCTGCATGACCATCGTCGCCCTGTTCCTGCTGCTGGTCATCGCCTCGGGCAGCGGCCTGGTGGCCAAGAACTGGCAGAAGGAAGTGGGCGTGCCCAACGCGCCCCCGACCCTGATGGGCCCGGCTCCGGCCGAGGCCACCGGCACCATCGCCATGCCCAAGGGCCCCAATGTGGACCTCTCGGACATCGACCCGCTGGCCCCGCGCTACAAGGAGTGGGACGAGCGCGCCAAGCAGTTCAAGACCGAGGAAGTGGTCAAGTCCGAGACCCTGCCCTTCGGCGGCGACCGCCTGGGCCGCGACGTGCTGGCCAAGGTGATCAAGGGCGCCGAGGTCTCCATCATGGTGGGCGTGCTGGCGGCCGTGGTGGCCACCATCATCGGCACCGTGCTGGGCGCCATCTCGGGCTTCTTCGGCGGCAAGGTGGGCGACTTCCTGGAGTGGCTCTACAACGTCTTCACCGCCATCCCTGGCATCCTCCTGATCTTCGCCTTCGCCGTGATCTTCGGCCGCGGCGTGCTCTCGGTGGTGATGATCCTGGGCCTGGCCGGCTGGCCCGGCATCTACCGCCTGATCCGCGCGGAGTTCATGAAGCACTCGGTGCGCGAGTACGTGCGCTCGGCCGAGGCCATCGGGGCCTCCAAGACCAGCCGCATGTTCAAGCACATCCTGCCCAATGTCTCGCATGTGGCCCTGGTGCAGCTCTCCCTGCATGTGGTGGGCTTCATCAAGAGCGAGGTCATCCTGTCCTATCTGGGTCTGGGCGTGGGCGTGGACCAGGTCTCCTGGGGCACCATGCTGGCCGAGAGCCAGAGCGAGCTGATCCTGGGCTACTGGTGGCAGCTGGCCGCCGTGACCGGCTTCATGGCCGTCTTCGTCACCGCCTTCGCGCTCTTCACCGATGCGCTGCGCGATGCGCTGGATCCCAAGCTGCGTGGCCTGGAGTAAGAACATGCTTCTGAGTATTCAAGACCTCAAGGTCGCCTTCCGCATGGGCAAGGTCGACGGCCAGATGCAGCGCCAGCTGGCCGTCAAGGGCGTGAGCTTCGACATCCCCGAGAACAGCACCGTGGCCCTGGTGGGCGAGTCGGGCTCGGGCAAGAGCGTCACCGCCATGTCCATCCTCAACCTGCTGCCCAGCAACGCGGAGCGCGAAGGCAAGATCCTGTTCCAGGGTCGTGACCTGCTGCAGACCTCGCTGTCCGAGCTGCAGGGCGTGCGCGGGCGCGAGATCGCCTGCGTGTTCCAGGATCCCATGACCTCGCTGAACCCCGTGTTCACCGTGGCCGACCAGATCATGGAGCCCCTGATCAAGCACATGGGCATGAGCCGCCGCCAGGCCCTGGTGCGCGCCGAGGAGCTGCTCAATCAGGTCGGTATCCGCGAGCCGGAAAAGCGCCTCTCCGCCTATCCGCACGAGCTGTCGGGCGGCCAGCGCCAGCGTGTCATGATCGCCATGGCGCTCGCCAACCGCCCGGAACTGCTGATCGCCGACGAGCCGACGACCGCGCTCGACGTCACCGTGCAGCGCCAGGTGATGGAGCTGATGGCCAAGCTCAAGGACACGCACAAGATGAGCATGCTGTTCATCTCGCATGACCTGGGCGTGGTGGGCGAGATCTCGGACCAGGTGGTGGTGATGCGCCACGGCCAGATCCGCGAGAAGGCGCCCGTGGCCGAGATCTTCAAGAACCCGCAGGACAGCTACACCAAGGCCCTCCTGGCCTGCCGCCCCTCGCTGACCGAGAACCCGGCCCGCCTGATGGTGATCGACGATCACATCGCCGGCCGCGCTGCGCGCGCCGAGGGCAAGGCCAAGGACCCGAACGCCCCCGTCATCCTGGAAGTGCGCGGCCTGAAGAAGAGCTTCTTCTTCAAGGAAGGCCTGTTCGGCAAGAAGGAGTTCAAGGCCGTCAAGGGCGTGAACTTCCAGCTGAAGAAGGGCTACACCCTGGGCGTGGTGGGCGAGTCCGGCTCGGGCAAGACCACCATGGGCCTGACCCTCTTGCGTCTGCACGAGCCCACCGGCGGCGAGGTGCTGTTCGAGGGCAAGGACCTGCTCAAGATGAGCGGCAACGACTGGCAGAAGATGCGCCGCCGCATCCAGGTCGTGTTCCAGAACCCCTATGCCTCGCTGAACCCGCGCTTCACCATTGGTCAGACCCTGGTCGAACCCATGGAGATCCACGGCATCGGCGCCAGCCACAGCGAGCGCCTGGCCACGGCCAGCGCCATGCTGAAGAAGGTGGGCCTGGAGGAGAAGCACTACGGGCGCTACCCGCACATGTTCTCTGGCGGCCAGCGCCAGCGCGTGGCGATCGCCCGCGCGCTGATGCTCAATCCGCGTCTTCTGGTGCTCGACGAGCCGGTTTCGGCGCTCGACCTGTCGGTGCAGGCCCAGGTGCTGAACCTGCTTGCCGATCTGCAGGACGAGTTCCGCCTGACCTATGTCTTCATCAGCCACGACCTGGCCGTGGTGAAGTTCATCTCCGATGAGGTGCTGGTGATGCAGAACGGCGATGTGGTCGAACAGGCCGACACCGCCGCCCTGCTGGCCGCCCCCAAGCAGGAGTACACCCGCCGCCTGCTGGGCGCCGTGCCGCGTGGCTACCAGGAGGACGCGGCCGCAGCGGCCGCCTGAAGCTCATAGACAGGGCCTGTGCCCCGATCATGAAAGCGGCCCGCGGGCCGCTTTTTTCTTGCCCTCCCCCCCATCGCCGCGCTTGACCCCGGCTTGTTTTCGAGATTAAAGTGATATCACTTTTAAGGGAGTCAGCCTCATGAGCAAGAACCGTCCGGGCCCGGTGCCTGACCAAGGTCGCCTGGAACAAGCCGCTCAGACCGCCAACGGCTATCTGGCTATTCTGATGGGCCTGGCCGCCCTGGCCGCCGCGGCGCTGCTGGCCTGGCTCACCCGGGGCGAGTCCCTGGGCGCCCTGCTGATGGCCGGTCTGCTGCTGGGCGCCGGCCTGGCCCTGCTGATGGGCCTCTATATCCAGCAGCCCGGCGAGGCGCGGCTGCTGACCCTGTTCGGCCAGTACCGCGGCACCGACCGCACAGCCGGCCTGCGCTGGGCCAATCCCCTGACCCTCAAGCGCCGCGTCTCGCTGCGCGCGCGCAACTTCAATGCCCCCACGCTCAAGGTCAATGACAAGCGCGGCAACCCGGTGGAGATCAGCGCCGCCGTGGTCTGGCGGGTGGAGGACACGGCCCGCGCTGTCTTCGAGGTGGACGACTACGAGCGCTATGTCGCCGTCCAGGCCGAGGCCGCCATCCGCCATCTGGCTGCCCAGTTCGCCTATGACGAGGGTGAAGACCTGGCCCCGGGCGAGACCACGCTGCGCGCCGGCGCCGACGAGGTGATCAGCGCCCTGCAAGCGGAACTGCAGGCGCGCTTCGCCGAGGCCGGCGTCAGCGTGCAGGACGCCAAGATCACCCATCTGGCCTATGCGCCCGAGATCGCCCAGGTAATGCTGCGCCGCCAGCAGGCCGAGGCCATCATCAGCGCCCGCAAGAAGATCGTGCAGGGCGCGGTCAGCATGGTGGAGGAGGCGCTCAAGGGCCTGTCGGAGCGGTCCATCGTGGAGCTCGATGACGAGCGCAAGGCCGCCATGGTCTCCAATCTGCTGGTGGTGCTGTGCTCCGACAAGGACACCCAGCCCATCGTCAACACCGGCACGCTCTACAACTGACGACGATCCACCGCGAGCCCGATGGCCAGCCCCGACAAGAAGAGCTTTGCCCTGCGCATCGATCCCGCCCTCTGGGCCGAGATCGAGCGCCTGGCTGCGCAGGAGCTGCGCTCGGTCAATGCCCAGATCGAGTACCTGCTGCGCGAGGCCCTGGCCCGCCGCGGCATCCGGCCCGACAAGGCCCCGGCGGCCCGACGCGGGCGACCGCCCGGGCCGGCGGCTCAGGACGAAGAGGGCTGAACTCCGCCCCGGGGCTCATGACGGCGCAACAAGGCCCAGACCACGGGCAGCACCAACCAGAAGCCCGAGGCCGGCATCAGCAGCACGCCCAGAGCCCACAGGGCCAGCAAGCCCCAGCCCAGGGGTCGCAGCGCGGCCGGGTCGAGCTGAGGCTGACGCTCCAGCAGGCTCAGGGCTTGCCCCAGCAGGGCCAGGGGCGCGCCGAAGAGCAGGAACCAGGTGGCCGCCGCGAGCAACGGGTCCGCCCCCACCGCATTGAACAGACCCAGGCGCAGCATCTTCTGCAGCGGCCCGGCAAAGACCAGCAGGCCGAACACGGTGTGCAGCGCGGCCACGGCCAGCAGCCAGCGCCCCATCCAGGGGCGGTTCGTGGCAAGGGATGTCATCGCTCTTCTCCTCCTATCCAGGGATTGCGGGTGCGTACCCGGGCGCCCAGCTGCGCCAGCAGCTGGTTCAGACCCAGGAAGGCGCGGTCCAGATACGGCAACTCGGGCGGCATGTCATGCAGATGCCGCATGGCCACCCGCTGCTGCGCGCGCCCCAGATGCGGCAGCGGCGCACGGGCGCCGAAATCGAATACCGCCTCGCGAAAGGGTGCGAGCTGCCAGTCCAGCAGCGGGGCCAGGGCCGGGCGCAGCTCGCGGCGGAAACTCTCCAGATCCAGGCCCGCATCGATCAGGCCCAGCGCCTGGTAGGCGCCGTGCAGGGCCGCATCGCCATCCGGCACCAGGGCGGCCGACCAGGCCCGGGCCAGGCCCTCGACGAGGCGAGGCGGCAAGACCCGCGTGCAGCCGAAGTCCAGCAGGCCCAGGCGGCCATCGGGCATGAAGAGGTAGTTGCCGGGATGCGGGTCGGCGTGCAGACGCCCCAGCTCGAAGACCATCAGCATGAAAGTCTCGAAGATCAGCTGGCCGTAGCGGTCACGCTCAGCCTGGCTGGGGCCCTGGGCCAGCCACTCGGCCAGATGTTGACCCGGCAGGGCCTGCATGGCCAGCAGCTGGGGCGTGCTGAGCGCGTGGCAGACCTCGGGCACCACCAGCTGGGGCAGGCGCGGCGCCAGGGCGGCGCGGAACTCGTCCATGGCTCGGGCTTCCTGCGCATAGTCCAGCTCGGCGGCCAGGCCGGCCTCGATCTCGTCCAGCACACGCGCCAGCAGGGCCGCATCGGGCCTGGCCCCTTCGCCCAAGGCCAGGCCACCCAGGCGCCCCAGCAGCAGGCTGCGCAAGAGGCGCATATCGCTGCTGATGGTGGCGGCAATGCCCGGGTACTGCAGCTTGAGCGCCAGCACGCGGCCATCCTCGAGCTGCGCTCTGTGCACCTGGCCCAGGCTGGCGGCCGCGAAGGCCTGGGGTTCGAAGTGGGCAAAGCGCTCGGCCCAGTCCGGCCCCAGGGCCTGGCGCATGCGCTTGCCCACCAGGGCCTGGTTCATGGGCGTGGCCTGGTAGCAGGCCCGGGCCAGCTGCTCGCGCAAGCCCTGGGGCAGCAGCTGGACCTCGCTGCTGAGCAGCTGGGCGGCCTTGAGCGCCACGCCCTTGAGCTGGTTCAGCGCGCCAAAGAGGATGCGGCCCAGCTCGGCCTCGTGCGCTGCGCGGGCCGCGGCGCGCTGTGCCTCGTCGCGCGCCAGATCGCGGGCCTTGTGGCCCAGGCGCGCGACGCCGGCCCGCGCCAGCGCGCCGCCGGCAATGGCGCCGCGCGCCACGCGGCCGCTGCGGGGCGGCTTGCTGGCCGCCGTCATGGCCGGCTTTCCCTTTGCATCTGGCGCATCACCTGGCGCAGCATCAGGGGCACGATCAGGCTGTGGGCCGGCCCCACCAGCGCCATATAGAGCCGGCCCAGACGGTTGTGCTCATGCACCACGGTGCTCAGGGCCAGGCGGCTACCGCCATCGGGCTGGGCCAGTCGCAGCAGGGACAGGCGCACATGCAGATGCTTGTCGTCATCCCCCAGCACCAGCTCGCCGGGCCGCTGCTGCTCCAGGGTGAAGATGCCCACCCGGTCGCCGATGCGATAGGCCTCGGCCGGCTTGCCCGGCTGGCGCGCGGCCAGGCCGCCCAGATCCTTGAGCCCCACCAGACGCACGACGCGGTTGCGCAAGCTCATCAGGGCCGCCATCCAGGCCGGCGTGCGCGCGCTCAGGCGCAGCCAGCTCTGCAGCAGGGGCGCCTGGGGATCAGGGTCGGGCAGCAGATAGCAGTCGGCGAAGTCGGCCGTGGGGAGGCTGGAGGCCAGCACGCTTTGCGCCGGCACGGCGATCTTGCTCAGGGTCCAGGGGCTCATGAACGGGCCTCCCTCGCCACACCCAGGCCGCGCCGCGCCAGGCTGAGCAGCTCCAGCACGCCGCCGCCTTGCAGCAGGCGGGCCAGCTGGTTGCGCAGCAGAAAGCCGCCCAGCTCGCCCAGCTTGTTGATCAGCCCGCTCTGCAGCATCAGGGCCAGCAGGCCCAGGCTGAGATCAGTGAGCTGGGTGGTGTCGGAAAACTCGGCGCTCTCGTCCTGCAGCCAGTAGACGAGGATGGCAAACACATAGTCGGCCATCAGGCCCGCCAGCAGGCCCTTGAAGCCGCAGGGCGCGATCTGGCCGGCCGCCTCGGCCTCGGCCAGCCAGGCCTCCACCTGGGCTTTGAGCGCGGGCTTGCCCGGCAGGGCGTCACCCATCAGCAGCAGCGGGTTCTCGCGCGCCAGGCCGCGGGTGATGGCCACGAACTCGCGATCCGGCAGCAGGCGCTCCAGCACCGCATCCACCAGGCGCTGCAGGCGCTCCTGCAGCTGGTAGCCGGCCAGGCCCTTGGTCTTGAGGGTCTGGGCCAGGGCATCGTTGATCGCCAGCTCGTAATAGCCCAGCACCAGCTTTTCCTTGCTGGGGAAGTATTTGTAGATCGTGGCGTCCCCCAGGCCGGCGGCGCGCGCGATCTGCTTCATGGTGGTCCGCTCATAGCCCTGGCTGCTGATCAGGTCCACCGCGGTCGCCAGCAGCAGGCGCTGGTTCTTGTCTTGCTGTGATTTGGAAATCTTCATCGGCTATCTAATAAATTTCTAAATACTTCTTTCAATCAATAGTACGTACACAAAACAGCGAACGCAAGCCAAAAGTCTTTGAATTTTTCCGCACGACCGTGCTAAATTGAAGCGCATGGAAGCCAAGACCGAACGCAGCGAGCTGACCCAGACCGCCATCGTGGACATGGCGCTGGAGATGGCCGCCCGCGAAGGCCTGGAAAGCCTGTCCATCGGCGAGGTGGCCAAGCGCCTGAACCTGTCCAAGAGCGGGGTGTTCTCGCGCATCGGCTCGCGCGAAGCCCTGCAGCGCGCGGTGCTGGAGGAGTTCGACCGGCGCTTTCAGCAGGACATCCTGCTGCCCGCCCTGCGCGAGCCGCGCGGCCTGCCACGGCTGGACGCCATCATGGCCGCCTGGCTGCAGCGCGCCACCACCCCCGGCCTGCGCGGCGCCTGCCTCTACGCGGCCGGCAGCTTCGAGTTCGACGACTGTGACGAGAGCCCCCTGCGCGAGTTGCTGCTGGAGGGCGTGCGGCGCTGGCGCACGGTGCTGCGCCGCAGCGTGCTCCAGGCCGTGGAGGCCGGCCATCTGCGTGCCGACCTCGACCCCGACCAGCTGGTCTTCGAGCTGGACGGCCTCTTCACCGCCCTGGTCCGCGAATCGCGCTTTCTGCGCGAACCCAGCACACGGGAGCGCGGCTGGGCCTGGTACCAGCGCCTGATCCGGGACTACCGCGCCTGAGCGAGCGCCATGCCTGCGCGTTTCTCTGCTTCGCCAAACTTCGCACGGCCGTGCGAAAACTTTGTCAACCCGTTCATCACAAGGAGAGCGCCATGCTTGCCCTGATCCTCCTGCTCCCCCTGCTGGCCCTGGTCTGGCGGCTCGGCATCGGCCTGCAGCGCCTCTGGCGCGCCGTGCCGCGCAGCAACCACGACCTGGTCTGGCACTGAGCCGCGCAAGGCCCGACGATGAATCGCACCCAGGAACTCAATCCCGCCGCACTGTTCTATGGCCAGGGCCCCGGCCAAAGGCTGCTGCGCCAGGCCCTGGGCCGGCTCCAGGCCCTCAGCCCGGGGCTGACGGCCAGCCTGGCCTACCAGTTCTTCATCACCCCCCTGCCGCTCAAGCGGGCGGCACGCCGCCGCCCCGTGCCCGCCGTCTGGCAGCTGCAGCGCTGGCGCCTGGGCGCGCGCGAGCTGGCCCTGTGGCAGCGCCCGGCGCCGGGCGTGGTGCGCGCGCGCGTGCTGCTGGTGCATGGCTGGGCCGGCGACGCCCAGCAGATGCGCCCCCTGGGTGACGCGCTCTGGGAGGCCGGCCTGGAGCCCTGGCTGCTGGACCTGCCCGGCCATGGACGCAGCAGCGGTTGGCAGACGCATCTGCCCGAGTTCGTGGAGGTGCTGGGCCAGGTGGGCCAGCGCCTGGGGCCTTTGCAAGGCCTGGTGGGCCATTCCCTGGGCGCCCTGGCGGCCAGCCAGGCCCTGGCTCGCGGGAAGCTGGAGGCCAGCCGCCTGGCCCTGCTGGCCTGCTCCGCGCCGCCGCGCGAGGTGCTGGGCTGGTATGGCGCCAGCCTGGGTCTGGGGCGCGAGGTGCTGGGCCGCTTGCGCCAGCGCCTGGAGGGGATCAGCGGCCACGGCCTGGAGCAGTTCGAGCCGCCCTGGCTCGCCACCCGCCTGCACCAGCCCACCCTGCTGCTGCACGACCGGGCCGACCGGGCCGCCCCCATGGCAGTGTCCGAGCAGCTGGCCGCCGCGCTGCCGGCGGCGCAGCTGATGCCGACCGAGGGCCTGGGGCACCGCCGCCTGCTCGCCGACACGGCGGTTCTGGCCGCCATCAGCCGTCATCTGCGCCCGTAAGCCGTTGTAAGCGTGCAAATATGCCGCCTGGGGCGCCCAGGCTAGGGCCGGCCCCAGTTCGGCGCGAGCGGCCGGCCTCCTACACTGCGCGCGACCGCATGAGGGAGTGCCGCGCCAGATGAAACGCCTGATCCAGACCCTGCGCCGTGCCGGGTGCCAGGCCTGCACGCTGCCCCCGACCGCATCCGCCATGGCCTGAAAGGCCGTTTTTCCTCAAGCCTCCCCCTGGATGCGTCGATAGCTTGTCAGTGATGTGCACGGCTTCCACCGCCCCTGCCGGGCCGCGCTTGTCTGTCTGGCTGCCCCTGATGCTGGCGGCCGGACTGCTGCTGGGCGGCTGCCGGCAGGAGGCAACGCCCCGGGGCTCCGACTCCGCAGGCGCCCAGTCCGAGCAGGACCGGGCGCTCTGGCGCGAGCTGTCGCAGCTGGAGCGCGCCGGCCGCGGTCGGCCGCGCGAGGCCGAGCTGCAGCTGCGCGAGCTGCAAAAGCGCAGTGCCCCCGGCAGCGCCGAACGCCTGGAGGCCCTGGCCCTGCGCGGCATCATGGCCGCCTACAACCGCGACCGTCCCATCCTGGAACAGGTGCAGCAGGACCTGCTGCACTGGCCCGCCGGCCCGGGCCAGGCCTCGGCCGAGCTGGCCGCCGCCACCATGATGGGTCTGTACCACCAGGCGCGCGGCGATCTGCGCGAAGCCCTCAAGGCCATGGCCCCGCTGCAAGACCGCGCCAGCACCGAGCGCAGCCCGCGCATCCTGCTGCGCGCCCGCCTGGCCATGGGCGGGATCCAGGCCGACAAGGGTCTGCTGGAGGAGGGGCTCGCCACCACCCTGGACGCCGTCAAGCAGGCCGATGCCCTGGGCGAGCTCTGGCGCCGCGCCGGCGCGCTCAACGAGCTCTCGCGCCTGTATGCCCGCACCCAGCAGACCGAGCGCGCCCAGCAGACCAATGCGGAGGCCCTGGCCACGGCCCAGCAGGACCCGGATCCGGTGCTGCTGTACCTGGTGACCACGGTGCGCGGCATCGTCCACGCCGAGGACGCCGACCCCAGCGTGACCCAGCAGGCCTGGGCCCAGTCCCTGCAGTACGCGCGCGAATCCCAGGCCGAGGGTCCGCAAGCCCTGGCCCTGGCCAACTACAGCGACCACTATCTGCGCCGCGGCGAGTACGAGCGCGCCCTGGACCTGGCCGGTCAGGCCCTGCCCCTGGCGCGCCGCGCCCAGAATCTGAACGCCGAGATCGTGGCTTTGCACAATATGGGTCTGGCCAAGATCGGGCTCAAGCGCGTGCCCGAAGGCACCCGCGATGTGCGCCAGGCCATCACCCTGGACGAGCAGCAGGGCGCCCTGCCCTACGCCGCCGACGGCTGGAAGGAACTGGGCGAATACCTGGAGCGGGCCGGGGACTGGGCCGGCGCCATCGAGGCCCACCATGAATACCGCCGCCTGATCGACCAGGTGCTGCGCGACGACACGCGCAAGACCGTGCTCGAGGCCCAGGAGCGCTATGACGCCGAGCGCCGCGCCAAGGAAATCGAGCTGCTCAACCGCGACAACAGCCTCAAGACCGAGCAGATCCGCGCCCACGACCTGGAGCTCAAGCTCTGGGCCGCCCTGGCCGGCTGCGTGCTGCTCTCGGCCGTGCTGCTGGGCCTGGCCTACCAGCGCATACGCCGCACCAATGCCGCCCTGGCCAGCAGCAATGAAAGCCTCAAGCTGCAAAGCGAGCGCGACCCGCTCACCGGCCTGTCCAACCGGCGCCACTTCCAGTCCGCCATCAAGCGCCTGGCCGACGCCGGCAAGCTGGCGGGCACGGTCTACCTGATCGACATCGACCACTTCAAGCGCATCAACGACCAGTGGGGCCATGCCGCAGGCGACAGCGTGCTGGTGGAGGTGGCGCGGCGCCTGCGGGCGGCCCTGCGCGAGGACGATCTGGTGGTGCGCTGGGGCGGCGAGGAATTCCTCATCGTCGTGCCCTCGCGCGCGGCCGAGGACGCTCGCGCCCTGGCCCAGCGCCTGCTGGACCTGCTGGGCACGCCGGTGCGCCATGGCGAGCTGAGCGTGCCGGTCACGGCCTCCATCGGCTTTGCGAGCTTCCCGGTGGCGCCGCACGGCCTGAGCCTGAGCTGGGAGCGCGCCATCGACCTGGTGGACACCGTCATGTACCTG is part of the Shinella sp. XGS7 genome and harbors:
- a CDS encoding AarF/ABC1/UbiB kinase family protein is translated as MTAASKPPRSGRVARGAIAGGALARAGVARLGHKARDLARDEAQRAAARAAHEAELGRILFGALNQLKGVALKAAQLLSSEVQLLPQGLREQLARACYQATPMNQALVGKRMRQALGPDWAERFAHFEPQAFAAASLGQVHRAQLEDGRVLALKLQYPGIAATISSDMRLLRSLLLGRLGGLALGEGARPDAALLARVLDEIEAGLAAELDYAQEARAMDEFRAALAPRLPQLVVPEVCHALSTPQLLAMQALPGQHLAEWLAQGPSQAERDRYGQLIFETFMLMVFELGRLHADPHPGNYLFMPDGRLGLLDFGCTRVLPPRLVEGLARAWSAALVPDGDAALHGAYQALGLIDAGLDLESFRRELRPALAPLLDWQLAPFREAVFDFGARAPLPHLGRAQQRVAMRHLHDMPPELPYLDRAFLGLNQLLAQLGARVRTRNPWIGGEER
- a CDS encoding DUF2867 domain-containing protein codes for the protein MSPWTLSKIAVPAQSVLASSLPTADFADCYLLPDPDPQAPLLQSWLRLSARTPAWMAALMSLRNRVVRLVGLKDLGGLAARQPGKPAEAYRIGDRVGIFTLEQQRPGELVLGDDDKHLHVRLSLLRLAQPDGGSRLALSTVVHEHNRLGRLYMALVGPAHSLIVPLMLRQVMRQMQRESRP
- a CDS encoding TetR family transcriptional regulator, whose translation is MKISKSQQDKNQRLLLATAVDLISSQGYERTTMKQIARAAGLGDATIYKYFPSKEKLVLGYYELAINDALAQTLKTKGLAGYQLQERLQRLVDAVLERLLPDREFVAITRGLARENPLLLMGDALPGKPALKAQVEAWLAEAEAAGQIAPCGFKGLLAGLMADYVFAILVYWLQDESAEFSDTTQLTDLSLGLLALMLQSGLINKLGELGGFLLRNQLARLLQGGGVLELLSLARRGLGVAREARS
- a CDS encoding TetR/AcrR family transcriptional regulator, whose product is MEAKTERSELTQTAIVDMALEMAAREGLESLSIGEVAKRLNLSKSGVFSRIGSREALQRAVLEEFDRRFQQDILLPALREPRGLPRLDAIMAAWLQRATTPGLRGACLYAAGSFEFDDCDESPLRELLLEGVRRWRTVLRRSVLQAVEAGHLRADLDPDQLVFELDGLFTALVRESRFLREPSTRERGWAWYQRLIRDYRA
- a CDS encoding alpha/beta hydrolase; protein product: MNRTQELNPAALFYGQGPGQRLLRQALGRLQALSPGLTASLAYQFFITPLPLKRAARRRPVPAVWQLQRWRLGARELALWQRPAPGVVRARVLLVHGWAGDAQQMRPLGDALWEAGLEPWLLDLPGHGRSSGWQTHLPEFVEVLGQVGQRLGPLQGLVGHSLGALAASQALARGKLEASRLALLACSAPPREVLGWYGASLGLGREVLGRLRQRLEGISGHGLEQFEPPWLATRLHQPTLLLHDRADRAAPMAVSEQLAAALPAAQLMPTEGLGHRRLLADTAVLAAISRHLRP
- a CDS encoding diguanylate cyclase, with product MSVWLPLMLAAGLLLGGCRQEATPRGSDSAGAQSEQDRALWRELSQLERAGRGRPREAELQLRELQKRSAPGSAERLEALALRGIMAAYNRDRPILEQVQQDLLHWPAGPGQASAELAAATMMGLYHQARGDLREALKAMAPLQDRASTERSPRILLRARLAMGGIQADKGLLEEGLATTLDAVKQADALGELWRRAGALNELSRLYARTQQTERAQQTNAEALATAQQDPDPVLLYLVTTVRGIVHAEDADPSVTQQAWAQSLQYARESQAEGPQALALANYSDHYLRRGEYERALDLAGQALPLARRAQNLNAEIVALHNMGLAKIGLKRVPEGTRDVRQAITLDEQQGALPYAADGWKELGEYLERAGDWAGAIEAHHEYRRLIDQVLRDDTRKTVLEAQERYDAERRAKEIELLNRDNSLKTEQIRAHDLELKLWAALAGCVLLSAVLLGLAYQRIRRTNAALASSNESLKLQSERDPLTGLSNRRHFQSAIKRLADAGKLAGTVYLIDIDHFKRINDQWGHAAGDSVLVEVARRLRAALREDDLVVRWGGEEFLIVVPSRAAEDARALAQRLLDLLGTPVRHGELSVPVTASIGFASFPVAPHGLSLSWERAIDLVDTVMYLAKAHGRNKAYGVLQAEARHEAGLEALSKRLEAAWQQGQVGLVALNGPSQEGAP